A single Penaeus vannamei isolate JL-2024 chromosome 22, ASM4276789v1, whole genome shotgun sequence DNA region contains:
- the LOC113821404 gene encoding short/branched chain specific acyl-CoA dehydrogenase, mitochondrial: MMAATFGRFSKALVTSSRGFLRPRWLHSASGVGPWQQKNVPQLEETLGFLPSPLTVLSDEELMMKETVAKFAREQVAPLVSKMDEEGCYDPSLVRGMYENGFMAIETEPEYGGCGSTFFVANLVIEELAKVDPSISLLCDLQNTLFNTLFRKYGTEEQKQKYLPKLATEMTGSFCLSEAESGSDAFALKTVAVKDGSNYVINGSKMWISSAPQAGVFLVMANANPSAGYKGITCFIIDAGTPGLSIGKKEDKLGLRASNTCAVHFDNVVVPEENILGEFGHGYKYAIGMLNEGRIGIGAQMVGLSQGCLDATIPYLLQRKQFGKALFDFQAVQHAVAYLATEIECARLLVYNAARLREAKQPFIKQAGMAKLYSSEVATRVTSKCVELMGGVGFTKDYPVEKFYRDCKIGTIYEGTSHIQLNTIAKLVAQDYVA; the protein is encoded by the exons ATGATGGCAGCTACGTTTGGTCGCTTCAGCAAAGCTCTT GTGACGTCCAGCCGAGGCTTCCTAAGGCCTCGATGGCTTCATTCAGCTTCGGGAGTAGGCCCTTGGCAACAGAAAAATGTGCCTCAGCTGGAAGAGACACTtggattcctcccctcccccctcactgtgCTTTCTGATGAGGAGCTTATGATGAAAGAAACAG TGGCAAAATTTGCTCGTGAACAAGTTGCCCCCCTAGTAAGCAAGATGGACGAAGAAGGCTGTTATGATCCGTCACTTGTAAGAGGCATGTATGAAAATGGG TTTATGGCCATTGAGACTGAACCTGAGTATGGAGGCTGTGGATCAACATTTTTTGTGGCAAATTTGGTTATTGAAGAGTTAGCCAAGGTTGACCCATCTATAAGCTTGTTATGTGACCTCCAGAacacacttttcaacactttatTCCGCAAATATGGCACAGAAGAACAAAAGCAAAAGTACCTCCCAAAGCTGGCCACAGAAATG ACAGGAAGCTTCTGTCTCTCTGAGGCAGAATCAGGGTCTGATGCCTTTGCATTAAAGACTGTGGCAGTGAAAGATGGGAGCAACTATGTCATTAATGGTTCCAAAATGTGGATATCTTCAGCACCACAGGCTGGTGTATTCCTTGTGATGGCAAATGCCAATCCTTCTGCA GGCTACAAAGGTATCACCTGCTTTATCATTGATGCTGGAACCCCTGGCTTATCAATTGGCAAGAAAGAGGATAAGTTAGGTCTCAGGGCCTCTAATACATGTGCAGTACATTTTGATAATGTTGTG GTACCTGAAGAAAATATTCTTGGAGAATTTGGACATGGTTATAAATATGCCATTGGGATGTTAAATGAGGGACGTATAGGTATTGGTGCCCAAATGGTTGGTTTGTCTCAGGGATGCCTCGATGCCACCATTCCATACCTGCTTCAGCGTAAACAGTTTGGGAAAGCTCTGTTTGATTTCCAG GCTGTGCAACATGCAGTAGCATACCTGGCTACAGAAATTGAATGTGCAAGACTACTTGTGTATAATGCAGCTCGACTGAGGGAAGCAAAACAACCTTTCATTAAACAAGCTGGAATGGCAAAGCTTTACAGTTCag AGGTGGCCACTCGTGTTACATCCAAGTGTGTGGAGCTTATGGGTGGTGTTGGTTTTACCAAAGATTACCCAGTTGAGAAGTTTTATCGAGACTGCAAAATTGGCACAATTTATGAGGGAACATCACATATTCAGTTGAACACTATTGCAAAACTTGTTGCGCAAGATTATGTAGCATAA
- the LOC113821401 gene encoding mediator of DNA damage checkpoint protein 1 codes for MDDTQALECTQALPADWDEDDDDDSGEKRVVAWLEIEGVRHELFEGETKIGRDQTTCGIVLQNKVLSKEHALFDIDAETHTLADLGSMNKTRIGKMVLKPKVRYALRGDELIRFGDIRAKYIINEKVDMDDSGSETGSESMLLIDNTLEAPKSPVLSHQLPGLDITNNNSSCSTPKVSQNVPQDMSDFIPETPSVQQPRGKLTSSTKTYIPESPSASQSTPIPHKSKAFSVAESPCNISAIQNMSAGAVDEDSFFFDPSQPVKDKTDKRSNEDEIATSEGISSRNNDDNAIRDEEDDIPTQVFDSPRDDKEKMDSGKEPESKTPEMNTEEDRNVHANDKDGENTDTDAEEDIFNQPTQAFTHIDQSPNKILGKKIVEISSFVDSKDNSDENTDSEEDIFNQPTQAFPNLNPSPKMLKQKVSELSTSVQGDPDNTQDIMEAFEIFPEKSNPENAAQNDDSDDESLIATQPFEVKGNPTKAKQQDDDDYVPTQLFLDDDDEIVFKKPFTVAPKSRKSNPNVTVSSDDIVDEFFNDDNQDVLDAPTQAFVADDKVDLEAPTQAFAADDKVDLEAPTQAFADDDKDALEAPTQAFVADDKVDLEAPTQAFAADDKDTLEAPTQAFAADDKDTLEAPTQAFVADDKVDLEAPTQAFASNDKDTLEAPTQAFVADDKDCDDLPPTQKFDPKQKAVSKEKEPETKLEGDDNDSDVDDYFNQPTQPFLGKENTERSLLERPTKCVRETFPKNITKDDGDDEIDDFFNEPTQAFAEAKQDADVDYDAPTQLFGKKSEDDGKKIEDEGALSEDDSLPPTQIFTAPSPNVLTPKRGELVDDFLTPTQPFIPKDSTNTPKTSEDTSTHGEPDDIDAPTQIFQEPLVVQDSNKPTQVFHKESPSKSAENIAPTQLFQNDANDTDEECCASTQLFIPEDKTSPVTKPQRGISEVWDKLDADATQDISLNVDVNIDETRMANESNLQVSSERKDLASKEDYKASDMNDDDDNSSTVSENLLEQTTQPHYQDCLLKEDDQETKEENYYSDESTDMEDEVLAPKDTVKVQEVTNNSSILQTSNMSRLELSSDSDIIPEVSGTVTQSPKNVKSHQELEGQKDKALDGEKEQRCGDDGSQLSKAQDKVAIGKPGIHFTRVSKVVASDTVVPKSVGKAAKYSQSAQGSSCIDVKIYSSDSDDSDSMDSRTCRSESEKVKEVAEILSDSETDDDVGNVSQRLFEFSQEEVNKGMGEQTDNEEKVEEEDHNTKGRDKTENQDKEIHKGQCQKTEKNTGENVTRDNEHDIQKENKMETPRKSKINTRKTLMKQIQSPNESQRKNDIRNMIIKKETDEKSDKCKEVGDEETKCSRTTRERRGDKRQTLELDSTTEQKTKSGRIRREPRRFSPDRNSEDADISSTSVISKGKTVNISKNMEEHVDVHPSKRARSSTPVSREEKTDSSSARLGSSKIDPNKVDSQKKGLQKSVPQTKEIQPERVGNLQGKDSREIVGKQVKKDSGNRGRRSAPITLKEPKIEEQAQQSSLETGKIQEVQRKTSRASIAQTKNLVAAAEEQSLEPVRRGRRSTINNPKEDKTEKVSKLNRETGVTVADIVHMDENVHSQRRQSRSAFGRSKGNGNLGTNQITKKETEEKEIIVEPPRRGRRSAAAKSDEVMTEEADKAVKHKSLGTSVENKPKELLESENQKMQPKDVEDSMEEPPKQEVKVQPSRRGRRSAVPKSKEGNEDISVSEKKSVETEIEPSRKGRRSAVPKSKEGNEDIFVSENKSVETEIEPSRKGRRSAVPKSKEGSEDISVSENKSVETEIEPSRKRRRSAVPKSKEGNEDISVSENKSVETEIEPSRKGRRPAVPKSKEGSEDISVSENKSVETEIEPSRKGRKSAIQKSLESGILKQARETEDNDTGTLSKEKTAGQQKRARRWVVSETKEVDGSTDSEKKSGLKLTIKSVQKESEETSRPQRKGRASIATSHPTVKEGPRSTRQVRLSMIPEKMEDENDGPSKSKRLKRSQDKDVGVCTSVEEKHSEMKFKDKRKQKQKNLAEESSDSESSSKRSSSQESQSSQGRKRARRNSNSSEDIHLTPKSARTRTKMDSPHSKGILWSPSQRQQQADVRPKVLFTGYKDQQDEKIVTDLGGMVVESPKECSVLVTMNIRRTCKLLAVIGKGMPIVTPQWLSASKLARNFVDPWKYIVKDTESEKKFAFRLDQSLQSARKSLLFEGLSFHATKSVKPPPDQMKEIIVCSGGIYMDVPPKRYSPEMRIISCPEDKNQWGAFKKLQIPVLGTEFILTGLLRHQLLLDDFVLA; via the exons ATGGATGACACACAAGCACTAGAGTGTACTCAAGCTTTACCTGCTGAttgggatgaggatgatgacgatgattcaGGAGAAAAACGTGTT GTTGCATGGCTGGAAATTGAAGGTGTCCGCCATGAGCTTTTTGAGGGTGAGACCAAAATTGGGCGAGATCAGACAACATGTGGAATTGTATTACAGAACAAA GTGCTGTCCAAGGAGCATGCCCTTTTTGACATTGACGCTGAAACCCACACACTGGCAGATCTTGGCAGTATGAACAAAACAAGAATTGGCAAG ATGGTGCTCAAGCCAAAAGTGAGGTATGCATTACGAGGAGATGAACTGATACGATTTGGGGATATTCGTGCCAAATATATTATCAATGAAAAG GTTGACATGGATGACAGTGGATCAGAAACAGGTTCTGAAAGTATGTTACTCATAGACAATACTCTGGAAGCACCCAAGTCACCTGTCCTTAGTCATCAGCTGCCAG GTTTGGATATTACGAACAATAACTCTTCATGCAGTACCCCAAAGGTCTCACAAAATGTCCCGCAAGATATGTCTG atTTCATCCCAGAAACACCTAGTGTACAACAGCCAAGAGGAAAGCTTACGAGTAGCACGAAAACGTATATCCCAGAATCACCGTCTGCTTCCCAGAGTACGCCCATACCACATAAAAGCAAAGCCTTTTCTGTGGCTGAGTCTCCTTGCAATATTTCAGCGATTCAG AATATGAGTGCTGGTGCAGTAGATGAAGACAGTTTCTTCTTTGATCCATCACAACCTGTCAAggataaaacagataaaaggtCCAATGAAGATGAAATTGCAACCTCAGAAGGCATAAGctcaagaaataatgatgataatgcaattaGAGATGAAGAGGACGACATTCCCACTCAAGTATTTGATAGTCCCagggatgataaagagaagaTGGATAGTGGCAAAGAGCCAGAATCAAAAACACCTGAAATGAATACTGAAGAGGACAGAAATGTCCATGCAAATGACAAAGATGGTGAAAATACAGATACAGACGCTGAAGAAGATATATTTAACCAGCCCACTCAGGCTTTTACTCACATAGACCAGTCTCCAAACAAAATATTAGGGAAAAAAATAGTTGAAATATCATCCTTTGTTGATAGTAAAGACAACAGTGATGAAAATACTGATAGTGAGGAAGATATTTTTAATCAGCCCACGCAGGCTTTTCCCAATTTAAATCCATCTCCAAAGATGTTAAAACAAAAAGTCAGTGAATTATCGACATCTGTTCAGGGAGATCCTGATAATACTCAGGATATAATGGAAGCATTTGAAATATTTCCAGAGAAATCTAATCCAGAAAATGCAGCTCAAAATGATGACTCTGATGATGAATCATTGATTGCAACCCAGCCATTTGAAGTAAAAGGGAACCCAACAAAGGCAAAAcagcaagatgatgatgattatgttccCACCCAACTTTtcctggatgatgatgatgagatagtGTTCAAAAAACCTTTTACAGTTGCTCCCAAGTCTAGAAAAAGTAATCCTAATGTTACAGTTTCAAGTGATGACATTGTAGATGAATTTTTCAATGATGACAACCAGGATGTGCTAGATGCTCCAACCCAAGCTTTTGTTGCTGATGATAAAGTCGATCTAGAAGCACCAACCCAAGCTTTTGCTGCTGATGATAAAGTCGATCTAGAAGCACCAACCCAAGCttttgctgatgatgataaagacgctTTAGAAGCACCAACCCAAGCTTTTGTTGCTGATGATAAAGTCGATCTAGAAGCACCAACCCAAGCTTTTGCTGCTGATGATAAAGACACTTTAGAAGCACCAACCCAAGCTTTTGCTGCTGATGATAAAGACACTTTAGAAGCACCAACCCAAGCTTTTGTTGCTGATGATAAAGTAGATCTAGAAGCACCAACCCAAGCTTTTGCTTCTAATGATAAAGACACTTTAGAAGCACCAACCCAAGCTTTTGTTGCTGATGATAAAGACTGTGATGACCTTCCTCCAACTCAAAAGTTTGATCCAAAGCAAAAAGCTGTAAGCAAAGAAAAGGAGCCAGAAACCAAATTAGAGGgagatgacaatgacagtgatgtaGATGATTACTTTAATCAGCCAACTCAGCCATTTTTAGGAAAAGAAAATACTGAGAGATCACTCTTGGAAAGACCAACAAAATGTGTTCGTGAGACTTTtccaaaaaatataacaaaagatgatggtgatgatgaaatagaTGACTTTTTCAATGAACCAACTCAAGCTTTTGCTGAAGCCAAGCAGGATGCAGACGTTGATTATGATGCACCAACACAGCTGTTTGGCAAAAAATCTGAAGATGATGGTAAAAAAATTGAAGATGAAGGAGCACTAAGTGAAGATGATAGTTTACCACCTACACAGATATTTACTGCACCATCTCCAAATGTGTTAACACCAAAGAGAGGTGAACTGGTTGATGATTTTCTTACGCCCACCCAGCCATTTATACCAAAAGACAGTACAAATACACCTAAAACCTCTGAAGATACATCAACTCATGGTGAACCAGATGATATAGATGCACCAACCCAAATTTTTCAAGAGCCACTTGTAGTTCAGGACAGTAACAAACCAACTCAGGTATTTCATAAAGAATCACCTTCTAAAAGTGCTGAGAACATTGCTCCAACTCAGCTCTTTcaaaatgatgctaatgacacAGATGAAGAATGCTGTGCTTCCACACAGCTGTTTATACCTGAAGATAAAACATCCCCTGTTACTAAACCACAAAGAGGTATAAGTGAAGTATGGGATAAATTAGATGCAGATGCAACTCAGGATATTAGTCTAAATGTAGATGTTAATATTGATGAAACACGTATGGCTAATGAGTCCAATTTACAAGTATCATCAGAAAGAAAAGATTTAGCAAGCAAAGAAGATTATAAGGCATCTgacatgaatgatgatgatgataactccTCCACAGTGTCAGAAAATTTGTTAGAACAAACCACACAGCCACATTACCAAGACTGTCTACTAAAGGAAGATGATCAAGAGACCAAAGAGGAGAACTACTATTCAGATGAAAGTACAGATATGGAAGATGAAGTGTTAGCTCCCAAAGACACTGTAAAAGTTCAAGAAGTGACAAATAATTCCAGTATTTTACAAACAAGTAATATGTCTCGCTTAGAATTGAGTTCTGACTCAGATATCATCCCTGAAGTTAGTGGCACTGTCACTCAGTCACCGAAAAATGTAAAATCACATCAAGAGTTAGAGGGGCAGAAAGACAAGGCATTAGATGGGGAAAAGGAGCAGAGGTGTGGAGATGATGGATCTCAATTATCCAAAGCACAGGACAAAGTGGCTATTGGAAAACCAGGAATACATTTCACAAGGGTTTCCAAGGTGGTTGCTTCTGATACAGTAGTTCCAAAGTCTGTAGGGAAGGCAGCTAAATACAGCCAGTCTGCACAAGGTTCTTCCTGCATAGATGTCAAAATTTACTCTTCAGatagtgatgacagtgatagtatGGATAGCAGGACTTGCAGATCAGAGTCAGAAAAAGTAAAGGAGGTTGCAGAAATTTTGAGTGACAGTGAAACTGATGACGATGTAGGTAATGTTTCACAAAGGTTATTTGAGTTTTCTCAGGAAGAAGTCAATAAGGGAATGGGAGAACAGACTGATAATGAAGagaaagttgaggaggaggatcaTAACACAAAGGgaagagacaaaacagagaaCCAAGACAAAGAAATTCATAAAGGGCAATgtcaaaaaactgaaaaaaacacagGAGAAAATGTAACTAGAGATAATGAACATGATatccaaaaggaaaataaaatggaaacaccaagaaagagcaaaataaacacaagaaaaactTTAATGAAGCAGATACAAAGTCCCAATGAATCTCAAAGAAAAAATGACATTAGGAATATGATCATTAAGAAGGAAACTGATGAAAAGTCTGATAAATGTAAAGAGGTTGGAGATGAAGAGACAAAGTGTAGTAGAACaacaagggaaagaagaggggataagAGACAGACCCTAGAGTTAGACTCTACTACAGAGCAGAAGACAAAGAGTGGTAGAATAAGGAGAGAACCCAGAAGATTTTCTCCAGACAGAAATTCAGAGGATGCTGATATATCATCTACTTCTGTGATATCAAAAGGAAAAACAGTGAACATCTCCAAAAATATGGAAGAACATGTAGATGTTCATCCATCAAAGAGAGCACGATCATCAACCCCggtaagtagagaagagaaaacggacTCTTCATCAGCAAGACTAGGGAGTTCAAAAATTGATCCAAACAAAGTGGACTCTCAAAAAAAGGGACTTCAAAAATCAGTTCCACAGACAAAAGAAATTCAGCCTGAGAGAGTTGGTAATTTGCAAGGAAAAGACAGTAGAGAAATTGTAGGTAAGCAAGTAAAAAAAGATTCAGGAAATAGAGGGCGAAGATCAGCACCTAtaactttaaaggaaccaaaaaTAGAAGAACAAGCTCAGCAAAGCAGTTTAGAGACTGGGAAAATACAGGAAGTACAGAGAAAGACAAGTAGGGCCAGTATTGCACAAACAAAGAATCTAGTTGCAGCAGCTGAGGAACAAAGTTTGGAACCTGTCAGAAGAGGCCGCAGATCCACAATCAATAACCCAaaggaagataaaacagaaaaagtaaGTAAATTAAACAGGGAAACAGGAGTTACTGTTGCTGACATTGTACATATGGATGAGAATGTGCATTCTCAGAGAAGACAAAGCAGATCAGCATTTGGTAGGTCAAAAGGGAATGGGAACCTAGGCACCAATCAGATAactaaaaaggagacagaggaaaaagaaatcaTTGTTGAACCACCTCGAAGGGGACGCAGATCAGCAGCTGCTAAGTCAGATGAAGTCATGACTGAAGAAGCAGATAAAGCTGTTAAACATAAATCACTAGGAACTAGTGTAGAGAACAAGCCAAAGGAATTGCTTGAAAGTGAAAATCAGAAAATGCAGCCGAAGGATGTAGAAGACAGCATGGAAGAGCCACCAAAGCAAGAAGTGAAAGTACAACCATCAAGAAGAGGACGTAGATCAGCAGTTCCTAAGTCAAAGGAAGGTAATGAAGATATTTCTGTATCTGAGAAAAAAAGTGTAGAAACTGAAATTGAACCCTCAAGAAAAGGACGTAGATCAGCAGTTCCGAAGTCAAAGGAAGGTAATGAAgatatttttgtatctgagaatAAAAGTGTAGAAACTGAAATTGAACCCTCTAGAAAAGGGCGTAGATCGGCAGTTCCGAAGTCAAAGGAAGGTAGTGAAGATATTTCTGTATCTGAGAATAAAAGTGTAGAAACTGAAATTGAACCCTCAAGAAAAAGACGTAGATCAGCAGTTCCGAAGTCAAAGGAAGGTAATGAAGATATTTCTGTATCTGAGAATAAAAGTGTAGAAACTGAAATTGAACCCTCTAGAAAAGGGCGTAGACCAGCAGTTCCGAAGTCAAAGGAAGGTAGTGAAGATATTTCTGTATCTGAGAATAAAAGTGTAGAAACTGAAATTGAACCTTCAAGAAAAGGGCGTAAATCAGCAATTCAAAAGTCACTTGAGAGTGGAATTTTGAAACAGGCGAGAGAAACGGAGGATAATGATACAGGAACTTTAAGTAAAGAAAAGACAGCTGGGCAACAGAAAAGAGCACGCAGATGGGTCGTTAGTGAGACGAAGGAAGTGGATGGATCAACAGATTCTGAAAAAAAATCTGGCTTGAAATTGACAATTAAATCTGTACAGAAAGAATCTGAAGAGACAAGTCGTCCTCAGCGTAAAGGAAGAGCAAGTATTGCTACATCACATCCTACTGTAAAAGAGGGTCCTAGATCTACCAGACAAGTGCGATTGAGTATGATACCTGAGAAGATGGAAGATGAGAATGATGGACCAAGTAAATCAAAGAGACTAAAAAGATCACAAGATAAGGACGTAGGAGTATGTACTTCTGTTGAGGAAAAGCATTCAGAGATGAaatttaaagataaaagaaagcaaaaacagaaaaatttAGCTGAAGAGAGTTCAGATAGTGAGTCAAGTTCAAAGAGGTCATCAAGCCAAGAGAGTCAAAGTTCACAGGGCAGGAAGAGGGCAAGAAGAAATAGTAATTCTTCAGAGGATATACACTTGACACCAAAGTCAGCAAGAACAAGAACCAAAATG GATTCACCTCATAGCAAAGGTATCCTATGGTCGCCATCACAAAGGCAACAACAGGCTGACGTACGACCCAAAGTCCTCTTTACTGGTTACAAGGACCAGCAGGATGAGAAAATTGTTACAGATTTAG GTGGAATGGTTGTGGAATCTCCAAAAGAGTGTTCAGTGCTTGTTACAATGAATATCCGAAGGACCTGTAAGCTTCTGGCAGTCATTGGCAAAGGCATGCCCATCGTCACACCGCAGTGGCTGTCAGCATCAAAATTAGCAAGAAACTTTGTTG ATCCTTGGAAATATATAGTAAAGGATACAGAATCTGAGAAAAAGTTTGCCTTTCGGCTTGATCAGAGTCTTCAGTCAGCTAGAAAAAGCCTACTTTTTGAAGGCTTATCATTTCATGCGACAAAATCAGTGAAGCCTCCACCAGACCAAATGAAAG AGATAATTGTGTGCTCTGGTGGCATATACATGGATGTCCCACCGAAGAGGTATTCCCCTGAAATGAGAATTATTTCATGCCCGGAAGATAAAAACCAGTGGGGTGCATTCAAGAAACTGCAGATTCCGGTTTTAGGTACTGAATTCATTTTAACAGGATTACTCCGACATCAACTGCTGTTGGATGACTTTGTATTAGCCTAA